In Rhodococcus pseudokoreensis, the DNA window GGCCAGGGCGACGAGCCACACCACCGCGGTCGCCGCGGCACGGGACACGGCGAGCGCCCACATCCCGCCCTCGTCGCCGATCTGGTGCAGCGAGACGAAGGACAGCGCGAAAGCGATGCCGGATCCGACGGTGAGCAGCGCCACGGTGCGGGTGAAGCGCAGCACCCTGCCGCCTGCCACCTCGCCCGCGGTCTCGTCGGGCGATTCCCGGCTGACGAGGACGACGGCGACGAGGGCCACCACGATCCCGATGTACGCGACGGGCCCGGGCCGCTCGCCGAACGCGAGCCCGATCAACACCGGAATACCGGCGACCAGCACCGCCGTCAGCGGCGACACCACCGACATCGGTCCCGACGCCAACGCGAGATAGAACCACCAGACCGCCACGCCGCCTGCCACTCCCGCCACCGCGCCCCACACGAGGGAGGACGACGTGAGGGTGCCTCCGGCGAACGGGGCGATCACGAGCACGATCAGCAGGGAC includes these proteins:
- a CDS encoding DMT family transporter; the protein is MLALVAAIGYGVSDFVGGVASRRVAALRVVIVSYPLSLLIVLVIAPFAGGTLTSSSLVWGAVAGVAGGVAVWWFYLALASGPMSVVSPLTAVLVAGIPVLIGLAFGERPGPVAYIGIVVALVAVVLVSRESPDETAGEVAGGRVLRFTRTVALLTVGSGIAFALSFVSLHQIGDEGGMWALAVSRAAATAVVWLVALAAGHFVPPHGEPLKLAVYVSFLDVLANAAMMYAFQGGLLSLVSVIGSLYPAATVLLAMVMLGERVSRMQQAGMLLALAAVGMIAVAS